GCAATATATATTTTGAGAAAAATTTCATATAGAAAAAATAAATTTTATGTGATAAAATATGAGTAATTTTAAGTTTGTAAAAGTAGTTTTTCTGAAGTAAAGAGATCTTGGTTTTTATAAAGATAAAAAGAATTATGTTACTGAATATATCTGCTGTATTTATTGGAATTTTTTAGACTTTTACAAATGATTATATAAAAATAAAAGAAGGAGAAAAAAGGATGGAAAAAAATGAAGATAAAGTTATGTCAAAAGCAAAAGGCTTTTTAGTATTAGTTTTATTTACAGTAATTTACTTTTTCTTTCAGAAAACAATATATCCGATATTAGCACTTTTGTTCTGGCTGATTTTTGCGATGCCGTTAGCAGGTGTAATTATTAATTCTCTAGAAATTTTAAATCTTCCAGAAATAGTTATTAATATTATTGGTATTGTAATTTCAGGAATTGCTTTGATAATTGTGCTTATACTTGTATTTTACTTGGGATATTTGTGCAGTAAATTTTTGAAAAAAATGAATAAAACTGTATTAGGTGGTGCAATGATAGCAATTTTAATTTATTTTGTGCATAAAATTTTTACAGAAACAGATGAGAGTACAGCAATGTTTGCACCAACAGCACGGGAAATACATATTTTCTGTACAGCATCACATATTTTTTATACAATCGGGGTATTTTATAGCGACAAAGTTAATAAAATATTAGATAGAATAAAATTTAAAAGAAAAAATAAATAAAAGAAGGAGAAGAAAAATGAAAAAAAATACAGATAAACTTGTGACGAAACAGGATAATCCTTTAGGATTAATTTTATTTTCAATAATTTATTTTTTAGTTCAGGAGGGGATATATCCAGCATTAGCATATTTATTTTGGTTTGCTTCTGCATTATTTTCTACAGCACTTTTTTTGGCAGCTCCAGAACATATTTTGAAGATTTCTGTAATTGTGTTTTCGGTGATTTGCTTGATAATAATATTGGGAATTATGTATTTTTTAGGATATTTGTGCAAAGGATTTTTGAAAAAAATGAATAAAAAGGCATTAATTTGGATAATGATTGCAATATTGGTTTATTTTGTGTTTAGAGCTATTTTTGAAAATAAAAATAGTTCGATAATGTCTTATTTGACAAATGGGAAAAAATATATATTTTGTATAATGTCACATATTTCATTTGTAATCGGAGCATTTTATAACGACAAAGTTAAGAAAATTTTAGGCAGTATAAAATTTAAAAGAAAATAGTAATTATTTTTATAAATCCAATTTGTTTATGGCATTTTTATCTGCTATACTTAGTAGAAGCAGGT
The DNA window shown above is from Leptotrichia wadei and carries:
- a CDS encoding MerT protein, yielding MEKNEDKVMSKAKGFLVLVLFTVIYFFFQKTIYPILALLFWLIFAMPLAGVIINSLEILNLPEIVINIIGIVISGIALIIVLILVFYLGYLCSKFLKKMNKTVLGGAMIAILIYFVHKIFTETDESTAMFAPTAREIHIFCTASHIFYTIGVFYSDKVNKILDRIKFKRKNK
- a CDS encoding sodium:proton symporter, with translation MKKNTDKLVTKQDNPLGLILFSIIYFLVQEGIYPALAYLFWFASALFSTALFLAAPEHILKISVIVFSVICLIIILGIMYFLGYLCKGFLKKMNKKALIWIMIAILVYFVFRAIFENKNSSIMSYLTNGKKYIFCIMSHISFVIGAFYNDKVKKILGSIKFKRK